The proteins below are encoded in one region of Corynebacterium felinum:
- a CDS encoding ABC transporter ATP-binding protein has product MTSHDSVPVIELKNVHVVHTSRTGKLFRPDKVHAVNDVSMKVFKGKTLGIVGESGCGKSTTARVMVGLQKPTEGDVLFRGEPAKFNAAGRKEIGRAVSVVFQDPATALNPRMIVRDALTDPLRVHGIGTPESRINRVKELLDLVGLPQSALDVLPRQISGGQRQRVAIARALVLEPDVIIADEPTSALDVSVRAQVLNLLTELKDKLGLGLVFISHDINTVRFISDRIAVMYKGKVVEEQSTDDIFRNAHDDYTKMLLSAVPSLVQEPHKNFSS; this is encoded by the coding sequence ATGACTTCACACGACTCTGTTCCCGTCATCGAGTTGAAAAACGTGCACGTGGTGCACACCTCCCGCACGGGCAAGCTGTTTCGTCCCGATAAAGTCCATGCCGTCAACGATGTGTCCATGAAAGTATTCAAGGGCAAAACACTCGGTATTGTGGGCGAATCCGGTTGCGGTAAATCCACCACCGCTAGGGTGATGGTGGGCCTGCAAAAACCCACCGAAGGCGACGTGCTCTTCCGTGGCGAGCCGGCGAAATTTAACGCCGCAGGCCGCAAAGAAATCGGTCGCGCAGTGTCGGTGGTTTTCCAAGATCCCGCCACCGCCCTCAATCCCCGCATGATTGTGCGCGACGCTTTGACTGACCCTTTGCGCGTGCATGGAATCGGCACCCCGGAAAGCCGCATAAACCGAGTCAAAGAACTCCTTGATCTGGTGGGCCTGCCCCAATCGGCACTCGATGTGCTCCCGCGCCAAATCTCCGGCGGTCAGCGCCAACGCGTGGCAATCGCGCGTGCGCTGGTTCTCGAACCGGATGTGATCATCGCCGATGAGCCTACTTCTGCGCTCGACGTGTCGGTGCGTGCGCAGGTGCTGAACCTACTCACCGAGCTGAAAGATAAGTTGGGTCTGGGTTTGGTGTTTATCTCCCACGATATTAATACTGTGCGCTTTATCTCCGACCGCATTGCGGTGATGTATAAGGGCAAGGTTGTTGAGGAGCAATCCACCGATGATATCTTCCGCAACGCCCACGACGATTACACCAAGATGCTGCTGTCTGCGGTGCCGTCGCTTGTGCAAGAACCGCACAAGAATTTCTCCTCCTAA
- a CDS encoding dihydrodipicolinate synthase family protein has product MTSVHPDFRGVVPPLVTPLNEDGSFDRDSYKRLIDKLIDAGCHGLFVLGSSGEVVFSTDARRKEIIEAAIEFNAGRVPVIVGCIDTETNRVIEHAKVAKELGADAIVVTAPFYALQGMEEVERHFRLIHEAVDLPLFAYDIPVCVHTKLPHSLLVKLGTEGVLAGVKDSSGDDVSFRFLVQDNERAGHPLTILTGHEVVVDGAYLSGADGCVPGLGNIDPEGYVRQWNAYQAGDWDTVKSEQDRLADIMRIVFAPTDLQGFGAGVGSFKTALMLQGVFNSNTMPAPVRTQSGDAVDKIAEILRANNVL; this is encoded by the coding sequence ATGACTTCCGTTCACCCAGATTTTCGTGGCGTTGTTCCTCCACTGGTAACCCCGCTGAATGAAGACGGCTCCTTCGACCGTGACAGCTACAAGCGGCTGATTGACAAGCTTATCGACGCCGGATGCCACGGGCTGTTCGTGCTCGGCTCCTCCGGCGAAGTGGTCTTTTCCACCGATGCGCGCCGCAAAGAAATCATCGAAGCGGCCATCGAATTCAACGCAGGGCGCGTACCAGTGATCGTCGGCTGTATCGACACCGAAACCAACCGCGTGATCGAACACGCCAAGGTTGCCAAAGAACTCGGCGCAGACGCGATTGTGGTCACCGCTCCGTTCTATGCGCTGCAAGGAATGGAAGAAGTCGAACGCCACTTCAGACTCATCCACGAGGCCGTTGACCTTCCACTGTTCGCCTACGACATTCCCGTGTGCGTGCACACCAAACTCCCGCACAGCCTGCTGGTGAAACTGGGAACAGAAGGTGTTCTTGCAGGTGTGAAAGACTCCTCCGGGGATGACGTCTCCTTCCGCTTCCTCGTTCAAGACAACGAACGCGCAGGCCACCCACTGACCATCCTCACCGGACACGAGGTTGTGGTCGACGGCGCTTACCTTTCCGGTGCCGATGGCTGTGTCCCTGGACTTGGCAATATCGATCCCGAAGGCTATGTGCGCCAATGGAATGCTTACCAAGCAGGGGACTGGGACACCGTCAAAAGCGAACAAGACCGCCTCGCCGATATCATGCGGATCGTTTTCGCCCCCACCGACCTTCAAGGATTCGGCGCCGGTGTAGGCAGCTTCAAAACTGCACTGATGCTGCAAGGCGTGTTTAACAGCAACACCATGCCAGCGCCGGTGCGCACCCAAAGCGGCGACGCGGTCGACAAGATCGCCGAGATTCTCCGCGCCAACAACGTGCTCTAA
- a CDS encoding N-acetylmannosamine-6-phosphate 2-epimerase encodes MSTGNSTDRASIIAQAKGLIVSCQAYPGEPLRTPEVTARMCQAVVEGGAKAVRVQGVVDISAARQAVEVPVIGLIKYGHEGVYITPSAAHARACALAGANIVAIDATSRERLGGESFADAVAALHHEFPGVAVMADCGSLDDALKAEDAGADLIGTTLAGYTGEREKTVGPDLELVDLLCEKITTPIIVEGRIHTPQHLAEVFARPIHAACVGTAITHPTTITRWFTEAITQG; translated from the coding sequence ATGAGCACAGGTAATTCAACTGACCGCGCAAGTATTATCGCCCAAGCTAAAGGCCTCATCGTCAGCTGCCAGGCCTACCCCGGCGAGCCCCTGCGCACCCCAGAAGTCACCGCACGCATGTGCCAAGCAGTCGTGGAAGGTGGGGCCAAAGCTGTTCGCGTCCAAGGAGTCGTCGATATTTCCGCTGCCCGCCAAGCAGTGGAAGTCCCTGTCATCGGGCTGATCAAATACGGCCACGAAGGGGTCTACATCACCCCATCCGCAGCCCACGCCAGGGCCTGCGCGCTGGCCGGAGCCAACATCGTCGCCATCGACGCCACCTCACGTGAACGACTCGGCGGGGAAAGCTTTGCCGACGCCGTTGCAGCACTGCACCACGAATTCCCAGGAGTCGCAGTGATGGCCGACTGCGGAAGCCTCGATGACGCACTCAAAGCCGAAGACGCAGGCGCCGACCTCATCGGCACCACACTGGCCGGATACACCGGCGAGCGGGAGAAAACTGTAGGCCCCGACCTCGAACTCGTCGACCTGCTCTGCGAGAAAATCACGACACCCATCATCGTCGAAGGGCGCATCCACACCCCCCAACACCTCGCCGAAGTTTTCGCACGACCCATCCACGCAGCCTGTGTAGGCACCGCGATCACCCACCCCACCACCATCACCCGCTGGTTTACAGAAGCTATTACACAAGGATAA
- a CDS encoding FadR/GntR family transcriptional regulator → MAPSTTQQAVEGIERYIRDHGLRRGDVLPSETTLCEELDCSRSSVREAMRTLQSLDIVEIRRGQGTFISTMSMSPLVRGMVLRVTLDTQNSASHLLEVVATREALESSLARELVEVHTPETLGELLSVVANMRSSFEDHGNFAKEDRQFHALLLEPTSNTLIRELSDALWQIHDQTVPTLNLDVSADYERTIEFHADMVRALDARDVEAFRHAVHQHYLPLRELVAKLENSDT, encoded by the coding sequence ATGGCTCCAAGTACCACCCAGCAAGCCGTCGAAGGAATCGAGCGCTACATCCGCGACCATGGCCTTCGTCGAGGAGACGTCCTGCCTTCGGAAACAACCCTGTGTGAAGAACTCGACTGCTCCCGCAGCTCCGTCCGCGAAGCAATGCGCACCCTGCAATCCCTCGACATCGTCGAAATCCGCAGAGGACAAGGCACCTTCATCTCCACCATGAGCATGAGCCCGCTCGTACGCGGCATGGTGCTACGCGTGACCCTCGACACCCAAAACTCCGCCAGCCACCTACTTGAAGTAGTAGCAACCCGCGAAGCACTCGAATCCTCCCTGGCACGCGAACTAGTTGAAGTACACACCCCCGAAACCCTAGGCGAACTACTCAGCGTGGTCGCCAACATGCGCTCCAGCTTCGAAGACCACGGCAACTTCGCCAAAGAAGACCGCCAATTCCACGCACTCCTGCTCGAACCCACCTCAAATACCCTCATCCGCGAACTCTCGGATGCACTCTGGCAAATCCACGACCAAACCGTACCCACGCTCAACCTCGATGTCTCTGCCGACTACGAGCGCACCATCGAATTTCACGCCGACATGGTCCGCGCACTTGACGCCCGCGACGTCGAAGCATTCCGCCACGCAGTCCACCAACATTACCTCCCTTTGAGAGAACTCGTAGCAAAACTCGAAAACTCTGACACCTAA
- a CDS encoding ROK family protein, translating to MATIALDIGGTKIAAGLILDTDPVTVYHRHTRPTRADEGAQVVLGEILHAIADIKDYARTHNHSISRIGIGAPGVVGHGKILSAGSTMPGWAGTDLYTHIHNATGYPTAIHNDVRVMGLGEAIYGAGDFTEVLFVSIGTGIGGALITHGNLIDSPHYSRGEIAYLLGPTPFGGCAPIESVGAGPSMSEAYGAPSLHEVMADYRHGVDKAITLFDSAQYCVGQAIAGFVNAYDVDAVILGGGVGTLPETLKPFRDGFYSGLLDSLSDIPVNQATLGTNAPLVGAAYLARTTL from the coding sequence ATGGCCACCATCGCACTCGACATCGGCGGCACCAAAATCGCCGCCGGTCTCATCCTCGACACCGACCCCGTAACCGTTTACCACCGACACACCCGCCCCACCCGCGCCGACGAAGGCGCACAGGTCGTCCTTGGCGAAATACTTCACGCCATCGCCGATATTAAAGACTACGCTCGCACCCATAACCACAGCATCAGCCGCATCGGAATCGGCGCACCCGGAGTTGTCGGACACGGAAAAATCCTCTCCGCAGGATCCACCATGCCCGGCTGGGCCGGCACCGACCTGTATACCCACATCCACAACGCCACCGGATACCCCACCGCCATCCACAACGACGTACGCGTCATGGGGCTCGGCGAAGCCATCTACGGTGCAGGCGACTTCACAGAAGTCTTGTTTGTCTCCATCGGCACCGGCATCGGTGGCGCACTGATCACACACGGAAACCTCATCGACTCCCCGCACTATAGCCGCGGCGAAATAGCCTACCTGCTAGGCCCCACCCCCTTTGGTGGCTGCGCCCCCATCGAAAGCGTCGGTGCCGGGCCAAGCATGTCCGAAGCCTACGGTGCGCCCAGCCTGCATGAAGTGATGGCGGACTATCGTCACGGCGTCGACAAGGCAATCACGCTTTTTGACAGCGCACAGTACTGCGTCGGACAAGCAATTGCCGGATTCGTCAACGCCTATGATGTCGACGCAGTCATCCTCGGCGGGGGAGTAGGCACACTACCAGAAACCTTAAAACCCTTCCGCGACGGATTTTACTCCGGACTACTCGACTCCTTAAGCGACATCCCCGTTAACCAAGCAACACTCGGCACCAACGCCCCACTCGTGGGCGCTGCCTATCTTGCACGAACCACCCTCTAA
- a CDS encoding N-acetylglucosamine-6-phosphate deacetylase codes for MSTHFSGRIVTADGITASDMTVTDGVITHIHPREDTGDLPLIVPGYTDIHNHGGAGESFPTSDLDGCRKAARFHARNGTTSMLASLVSATENVLLKQTEILADLTEEGEILGIHLEGPFVNICKCGAQDPAAIIPGDPDMLERIADRGRGHIRSITFAPETANARALVDICAERNIIVSLGHTDADSTTCWDIISYALERGATITATHLFNAMPQIHHRNPGAATALLDAATQGLVTVELVADGVHLDDDIVNMVRNAAPRHAMFITDAMAAAGLGDGSYILGALPVTVDNKVARLTEGGAIAGGTSVLHDQLQRHLRCGWELEDMIPLLTTNAATLLGTNAGALEVGKDANFIIMSDTLTISEVYRLGNLIT; via the coding sequence ATGTCCACCCACTTTTCCGGCCGCATCGTCACCGCCGACGGCATCACCGCCAGCGACATGACCGTCACCGACGGTGTGATCACCCACATTCACCCACGCGAAGACACCGGTGACCTACCGCTGATCGTCCCCGGCTACACCGACATCCACAACCACGGCGGGGCAGGGGAATCATTCCCCACCTCCGACCTCGACGGATGCCGCAAAGCAGCGCGCTTCCACGCACGCAACGGCACAACCAGCATGCTCGCCTCGCTCGTTTCTGCAACCGAAAACGTCCTGCTGAAACAAACCGAAATCCTTGCGGACCTGACCGAGGAAGGCGAAATCCTCGGCATCCACCTCGAAGGCCCGTTTGTGAACATATGCAAATGCGGCGCCCAAGACCCCGCAGCCATCATCCCCGGCGACCCCGACATGCTCGAACGAATCGCCGACCGTGGCCGCGGACACATCCGCTCCATCACCTTCGCCCCCGAAACCGCCAACGCACGCGCACTCGTCGACATCTGCGCCGAGCGCAACATCATCGTCTCCCTCGGCCACACCGACGCAGATTCCACCACCTGCTGGGACATCATCTCCTACGCCCTCGAACGCGGCGCAACCATCACCGCCACCCACCTGTTTAACGCAATGCCCCAGATACATCACCGCAACCCAGGGGCAGCGACAGCGCTTCTCGACGCCGCCACCCAGGGGCTAGTAACAGTCGAACTCGTCGCCGACGGCGTTCACCTCGACGACGACATCGTCAACATGGTACGAAACGCCGCCCCACGCCACGCCATGTTCATCACTGACGCCATGGCCGCAGCCGGACTCGGCGACGGCTCCTATATCTTGGGCGCACTACCCGTGACCGTCGACAACAAAGTAGCACGCCTGACCGAAGGCGGCGCTATTGCAGGCGGCACCTCCGTCCTGCACGACCAACTCCAACGACACCTACGCTGCGGCTGGGAACTCGAAGACATGATCCCCCTCCTCACAACTAACGCAGCCACACTGTTGGGCACCAACGCCGGTGCGCTCGAAGTAGGCAAAGACGCCAACTTCATCATCATGTCTGACACACTGACCATCTCCGAGGTCTACCGCCTAGGAAACCTCATCACTTAA
- the nagB gene encoding glucosamine-6-phosphate deaminase, giving the protein MEIIILPTAEDVAQLAADIFEQYARKGATLGLATGSTPVAMYTELIRRHKEEGLSFAQSKAFLLDEYVGLAKEHDQSYYATIRREFTNHIDIDDAHVHSPDGTADDIPAAGIAYDHAIKEAGGVDIQLLGIGTDGHIGFNEPGSALTSRTRLKTLHPQTIEDNSRFFDSPEEVPIHVLTQGLGTISEAKHLLLLATGEGKADAICATVEGPLAAVCPASVLQLHPKATLIVDEAAASKLEHADYYRFAFEHNPAWK; this is encoded by the coding sequence ATGGAAATCATCATCCTGCCCACCGCCGAGGACGTCGCACAACTAGCCGCCGACATCTTCGAACAATACGCCCGAAAAGGCGCCACCCTAGGCCTGGCCACCGGCTCCACCCCAGTAGCCATGTACACAGAACTCATCCGCCGCCACAAAGAAGAAGGATTAAGCTTCGCACAATCCAAAGCCTTCCTCCTCGACGAATACGTCGGCCTAGCCAAAGAACACGACCAAAGCTACTACGCCACCATCCGCCGCGAATTTACCAACCACATCGACATCGACGACGCACACGTCCACAGCCCCGACGGCACCGCCGACGACATCCCGGCCGCAGGAATCGCCTACGACCACGCCATCAAAGAAGCTGGGGGAGTAGACATCCAACTACTCGGAATCGGAACCGACGGCCACATCGGCTTCAACGAACCCGGCTCCGCACTCACCTCCCGTACCCGACTCAAAACCCTGCACCCACAAACCATCGAAGACAACTCCCGCTTCTTCGACTCCCCAGAAGAAGTACCCATCCACGTACTCACCCAAGGACTCGGCACCATTAGCGAAGCCAAACACCTCCTCCTTCTAGCCACCGGCGAAGGCAAAGCCGACGCCATCTGCGCCACAGTCGAAGGCCCACTGGCAGCCGTATGCCCCGCCTCCGTGCTCCAACTGCACCCCAAAGCCACCCTCATCGTCGACGAAGCAGCCGCAAGCAAACTCGAACACGCCGACTACTACCGATTCGCCTTCGAGCACAACCCAGCATGGAAATAA
- the rsmA gene encoding 16S rRNA (adenine(1518)-N(6)/adenine(1519)-N(6))-dimethyltransferase RsmA — protein sequence MDNFLLGPAEIRQLADKLDVSPTKKLGQNFLHDPNTVRMIVAAAGLEDGSGQHVIEVGPGLGSLTLALLDEAEKVTAVEIDPRLAKQLPETIAQRAPHLSNKLTIIGRDALTITADDIDNPTALVANLPYNVSVPVLLHLLETFPTITRVLVMVQAEVADRLAAQPGTKIYGVPSVKASFYGNVRKAGNIGKNVFWPAPKIDSGLVRIDCTRPYPPELRTTVFPIVDAAFLQRRKTLRAALAGHYGSAAQAEHALTTAGIDPTLRGEKLSVNDYVTLAQAGH from the coding sequence ATGGACAACTTTCTTCTCGGCCCTGCTGAAATCCGCCAACTCGCGGACAAACTGGACGTTTCACCCACCAAAAAACTAGGGCAAAACTTCCTCCACGACCCGAACACCGTTCGCATGATCGTGGCAGCAGCAGGCCTCGAAGACGGCAGCGGCCAACACGTCATCGAAGTAGGGCCAGGGCTAGGCTCACTGACCCTCGCCCTACTCGACGAAGCCGAAAAAGTCACCGCAGTAGAAATCGACCCCAGGCTGGCTAAGCAACTCCCAGAAACCATCGCCCAACGCGCCCCACACTTAAGCAACAAACTCACCATCATCGGCCGCGACGCACTCACAATCACCGCCGACGACATCGACAACCCCACCGCGCTCGTGGCCAACCTGCCCTACAACGTCTCCGTCCCCGTCCTACTCCACCTCCTCGAAACCTTCCCCACCATCACCCGCGTCCTCGTGATGGTCCAAGCCGAAGTCGCCGACCGACTCGCCGCACAACCCGGCACCAAAATCTACGGCGTCCCCAGCGTCAAAGCCTCCTTCTACGGCAACGTCCGCAAAGCCGGAAACATCGGCAAAAACGTCTTCTGGCCCGCCCCCAAAATCGACTCCGGGCTCGTACGCATCGACTGCACCCGCCCCTACCCACCAGAACTGCGCACCACAGTATTCCCCATCGTCGACGCCGCCTTCCTCCAACGCCGCAAAACACTGCGCGCAGCACTCGCCGGACACTACGGCAGCGCAGCCCAAGCCGAACACGCACTCACCACAGCAGGCATCGACCCCACCCTTCGAGGTGAAAAACTCAGCGTCAACGACTACGTCACCCTCGCACAAGCAGGACACTAA
- a CDS encoding 4-(cytidine 5'-diphospho)-2-C-methyl-D-erythritol kinase, whose translation MREIQATAHAKINLHLGVGTLRDDGYHDLSTIFCSLALHDTLTLTETEGHGVTKLTCPTPGVPENNTNLAWRGAQLILDTHHAETNIPSPGISLKIHKGIPTAGGMAGGSADAAAAMIATNELLGGYFSKQQLMHFGAQLGSDVPFTLLGGVALGTGRGEELTPVLTRGTYHFALAFAAEGLSTPEVFRKLDTLNSRTPHLDTTAVQQALARGDVDTLAAAMHNDMQAAALSLQPQLRRTLEIGTRAGALAGIVSGSGPTCAFLCDSAESALEVANELTTIGKATVTTGPAAGATLKD comes from the coding sequence ATGCGCGAAATTCAGGCAACCGCACACGCAAAAATCAACCTCCACCTCGGCGTCGGCACGCTGCGTGACGACGGCTACCACGACCTTTCAACCATATTCTGCTCCCTTGCACTCCACGACACCCTCACCCTCACAGAAACCGAAGGACACGGAGTCACCAAACTTACCTGCCCAACCCCAGGCGTACCCGAAAACAACACCAACCTCGCCTGGCGCGGAGCACAACTCATCCTCGACACACACCACGCCGAAACGAACATCCCCTCTCCGGGAATCAGCCTCAAAATACACAAAGGCATCCCCACCGCCGGAGGCATGGCAGGAGGAAGCGCCGACGCCGCAGCCGCCATGATCGCCACCAACGAACTACTCGGCGGATACTTCAGCAAACAACAACTCATGCACTTCGGCGCCCAACTCGGCTCCGACGTCCCCTTCACACTTCTCGGAGGGGTCGCACTCGGCACCGGACGCGGCGAAGAACTCACCCCAGTACTCACACGCGGCACCTACCACTTCGCACTCGCCTTCGCCGCCGAAGGACTATCAACCCCAGAAGTCTTTCGCAAACTCGACACCCTCAACTCCCGCACCCCACACCTCGACACAACAGCAGTACAACAAGCGCTCGCTCGTGGCGACGTCGACACGCTCGCAGCCGCGATGCACAACGACATGCAAGCAGCCGCACTCTCCCTACAACCACAACTGCGCCGCACCCTCGAAATCGGCACACGCGCCGGGGCACTCGCAGGCATCGTCTCCGGGTCCGGCCCCACCTGCGCCTTCCTATGCGACAGCGCCGAAAGTGCCCTCGAAGTAGCCAACGAACTCACCACAATCGGCAAAGCAACCGTCACCACCGGCCCAGCAGCGGGCGCAACCCTGAAAGACTAA